A single genomic interval of Chlorogloeopsis sp. ULAP01 harbors:
- a CDS encoding NADAR family protein produces the protein MTIYFYNTREQYGCFSNFSYHGFELDNLYWHTSEHYFQAQKFIGTPHLEEIRLIKTPKDAARMGRDRKRPLRTDWEQVKDDIMRKAVLRKFEIHTDIQKILLSTGDEEIIENSPIDDYWGCGADGSGKNMLGIILMEVREILREHSPQ, from the coding sequence ATGACAATCTATTTTTATAACACTCGCGAACAATATGGCTGTTTCTCGAATTTCTCATACCACGGCTTCGAGTTAGATAATTTATATTGGCATACTAGCGAACACTATTTTCAAGCTCAAAAGTTTATTGGTACACCTCATTTAGAAGAAATTCGTCTCATAAAAACACCAAAGGATGCGGCAAGAATGGGACGAGATCGTAAACGCCCTTTGCGTACAGATTGGGAACAAGTCAAAGACGATATTATGCGCAAAGCAGTGTTACGCAAGTTTGAAATCCATACTGATATTCAAAAAATTTTACTTTCTACAGGTGATGAAGAAATTATAGAAAATTCTCCAATTGATGATTATTGGGGTTGTGGTGCTGATGGTAGTGGTAAAAATATGTTAGGAATCATTTTAATGGAAGTTCGAGAAATATTACGTGAGCACTCACCGCAATAA
- a CDS encoding class I SAM-dependent methyltransferase, which produces MERVLEPEVMDCLEEAIEYDEMDFTEVNTAFAEEAIALAPLENALVLDAGTGTGRIPILMGQMRSQWQIIAIDLAKSMLEIASHHIEQARLQSQIHLELVDAKHLPYADGQFDLVMSNSLIHHLPDPLSFFSEIKRVLKPNGGIFLRDLFRPADEARMNALVDSVGREYNENQKKLFRDSLKAALTLDEVKQLISLVDLQGVEVYQSSDRHWTAKRNWNCDN; this is translated from the coding sequence ATGGAAAGAGTTTTAGAACCAGAAGTAATGGATTGCCTCGAAGAAGCCATTGAGTATGATGAGATGGACTTCACTGAGGTAAATACTGCCTTTGCCGAAGAAGCGATCGCCCTTGCCCCACTAGAAAATGCTTTAGTATTAGATGCTGGTACCGGAACGGGGCGTATTCCAATTTTAATGGGTCAGATGCGATCGCAATGGCAAATTATCGCTATTGACTTGGCTAAAAGTATGCTGGAAATTGCCTCTCACCACATCGAGCAGGCTAGATTACAATCGCAAATTCATCTGGAGTTGGTGGATGCCAAACATTTACCTTATGCGGATGGACAATTTGATCTGGTTATGTCAAATAGTCTTATCCACCATTTACCTGATCCTTTGTCCTTTTTTTCGGAAATCAAGCGCGTACTCAAACCTAACGGCGGAATCTTTCTACGTGATTTATTTCGCCCTGCTGATGAAGCCAGAATGAATGCTTTGGTTGATAGTGTTGGTAGAGAATACAACGAGAATCAAAAAAAATTATTCCGCGATTCTCTCAAAGCTGCATTGACTTTAGATGAAGTAAAACAGTTGATTTCTCTGGTAGACTTGCAAGGAGTGGAAGTTTATCAATCAAGCGATCGTCACTGGACAGCCAAAAGAAATTGGAATTGCGATAACTGA
- a CDS encoding tetratricopeptide repeat protein: MFTSSTPNPQEQNDCKLEASRLWQQATQQQQAGELSAALKSLQQSLVLFQTVGDCHKQAQVICCLALVTYNLRDYENAISYSHQCLSLAQDIKDLQMQVQALSHLGNAYRHLGDNHKAIESLRVCLEIAQKLQDERSQIATLNNLGLVYKALNDIPQTIELQQQSLEIIRQIQDHWGEEQVLKNLGNCFYAFGYYAKAIDYYEQCLIIARSLNRSRSAIQLLKNLGNACHAIGEYSKAITYHEERLLLAQQIQDIRTQEQCLDSLGITCETLGDYAKAIIYYEKRLELARSLNRRSSEQQILASLRVACYALGDYVKAMEYQQQIK, encoded by the coding sequence ATGTTCACAAGCAGCACTCCAAATCCACAGGAGCAAAACGATTGTAAATTGGAAGCATCGAGGCTATGGCAACAAGCCACTCAACAGCAACAAGCGGGTGAATTATCTGCTGCTTTGAAGTCTTTACAACAGTCATTGGTGTTATTTCAGACAGTTGGAGATTGTCACAAACAAGCACAAGTAATTTGTTGTTTAGCTTTGGTTACATACAATTTAAGAGACTACGAGAATGCAATTTCTTACTCTCACCAGTGTTTATCTCTAGCACAAGATATAAAAGACTTACAGATGCAGGTGCAGGCTTTGTCCCATTTAGGTAATGCCTATCGTCATTTAGGAGACAATCATAAAGCTATCGAATCTTTACGAGTATGTTTAGAGATTGCCCAAAAGTTGCAAGATGAGCGAAGTCAAATAGCAACACTAAACAACCTGGGATTAGTTTATAAAGCTTTGAACGACATACCCCAGACTATAGAATTGCAACAGCAAAGCCTAGAAATTATACGACAAATCCAAGATCATTGGGGCGAGGAGCAAGTGCTAAAGAATCTAGGCAATTGTTTTTATGCTTTTGGGTATTATGCAAAGGCAATCGATTACTATGAGCAGTGTCTGATAATAGCGCGTTCCTTAAATCGCAGCCGCAGCGCCATTCAGCTACTTAAAAATTTAGGTAATGCTTGCCATGCGATCGGCGAATATAGCAAAGCAATTACATATCATGAGGAACGTTTGCTACTAGCTCAACAAATCCAGGACATACGTACTCAAGAACAATGTTTAGACAGTTTAGGAATTACTTGTGAAACCTTGGGAGATTATGCCAAAGCAATAATTTATTATGAAAAACGTTTAGAGTTAGCGAGAAGTCTTAATCGCCGTAGCAGCGAGCAACAAATTCTTGCTAGTCTCAGGGTAGCTTGCTACGCCTTAGGAGATTATGTCAAAGCAATGGAATACCAACAGCAGATTAAGTAG
- a CDS encoding uracil-DNA glycosylase: MSSEQQLSLFEEPNSEQKELIPTDSKIPIPSGTYGNMAELAQHCNRCHRCELGNTRTHAVVGRGNLEAQIMVIGEAPGQNEDETGLPFVGRAGQLLEKILASVKLDTEKDVYICNINKCRPPNNRVPTNEEIEACKPYLLEQIRLVAPKIILLTGATAVKGLLGDKRGITKIRGTWMEWEGHLCMPIFHPSYLLRNPSREVNSPKWLMWQDIQAVRAKYDELCQSS; this comes from the coding sequence ATGAGTAGCGAACAACAACTAAGCCTTTTTGAAGAACCCAATTCCGAGCAAAAAGAACTGATTCCCACTGACAGCAAAATCCCGATTCCCTCTGGTACCTATGGCAATATGGCGGAATTGGCACAGCATTGCAACCGGTGTCATCGCTGTGAATTAGGAAACACTCGTACTCATGCCGTTGTCGGTAGGGGCAACCTTGAAGCACAAATTATGGTTATAGGAGAAGCACCAGGACAAAACGAAGATGAAACAGGGTTACCATTTGTCGGGCGAGCAGGACAACTTTTAGAAAAAATCTTGGCTTCTGTAAAACTGGACACAGAAAAAGATGTATACATATGCAATATAAACAAATGTCGTCCCCCGAATAACCGAGTTCCTACAAACGAAGAGATAGAGGCTTGCAAACCTTATTTGTTAGAACAAATTCGCCTAGTTGCTCCCAAAATTATTTTGTTGACGGGTGCAACTGCCGTCAAAGGATTACTTGGTGATAAGCGAGGAATTACCAAGATTCGTGGAACTTGGATGGAGTGGGAAGGGCATTTGTGTATGCCAATTTTTCACCCTTCTTATTTGTTGCGTAATCCTTCTCGCGAAGTTAATAGCCCCAAATGGTTAATGTGGCAAGATATTCAAGCTGTACGTGCCAAGTATGATGAACTTTGCCAAAGCAGCTAA
- the purQ gene encoding phosphoribosylformylglycinamidine synthase subunit PurQ has protein sequence MKFGVVVFPGSNCDRDVAYVTRDLLGQPTRMVWHQETDIADLDVVIIPGGFSYGDYLRCGAIARFSPVMQQVIEHAQKGKFVLGICNGFQVLTEAGLLPGVLARNRDLHFICDRVLLKVERNDLPWTKTYSAGEVIQLPIAHGEGRFYADKVTVSKLEDNGQVVFRYTQENPNGSVRNIAGICNSEGNVLGMMPHPERAADSALGNTDGLKLFAGLVEKVIALV, from the coding sequence ATGAAATTCGGTGTTGTTGTTTTTCCAGGTTCTAATTGCGATCGCGATGTTGCTTACGTTACCAGAGATTTACTGGGACAACCAACTCGGATGGTTTGGCATCAAGAAACGGATATTGCCGATTTGGATGTAGTAATTATCCCTGGTGGTTTTAGCTATGGAGATTATTTGCGTTGTGGTGCGATCGCTCGATTTTCGCCCGTAATGCAGCAGGTAATCGAACACGCTCAAAAGGGTAAATTTGTTCTTGGTATTTGTAATGGCTTTCAGGTATTAACTGAAGCTGGGCTTCTGCCAGGAGTATTAGCAAGAAATCGAGATTTGCATTTTATCTGCGATCGCGTTCTCCTCAAAGTTGAGCGTAACGATTTACCTTGGACAAAAACTTATTCTGCTGGTGAAGTCATTCAACTGCCCATTGCTCACGGGGAAGGAAGATTCTACGCTGATAAGGTGACTGTATCAAAACTTGAAGATAACGGTCAAGTTGTCTTCCGCTACACCCAAGAGAACCCCAATGGTTCAGTGAGAAACATTGCCGGGATTTGCAATTCTGAGGGCAACGTGTTGGGAATGATGCCGCATCCAGAAAGAGCAGCAGATTCAGCGCTAGGCAATACGGATGGATTGAAGTTGTTTGCTGGCTTAGTAGAGAAAGTTATAGCATTAGTTTAA
- the purS gene encoding phosphoribosylformylglycinamidine synthase subunit PurS: MQRKYRAKILVTLRPSVLDPAGVAVQSGLKQLGYNNVEQVRIGKYIELNIISPDETSARKDLNQICDQMLANPVIENYKFDLIEVESQTGVY, translated from the coding sequence GTGCAAAGGAAGTATCGAGCCAAAATTTTAGTTACCCTTCGTCCTTCAGTTTTAGATCCTGCTGGAGTGGCGGTACAATCTGGGCTGAAACAGTTGGGATACAATAATGTCGAACAAGTGCGGATTGGTAAGTACATTGAATTAAATATTATTTCACCTGATGAAACTTCCGCTCGTAAAGATTTAAATCAGATATGTGACCAAATGTTAGCAAATCCGGTAATCGAAAATTATAAGTTTGATTTGATTGAGGTGGAATCCCAGACGGGAGTGTATTAA
- a CDS encoding Fur family transcriptional regulator — protein sequence MKSVHTRSQERILNLLKTLKQGISAQDIYVELRNRNQSMGLATVYRSLEALKLEGLVQMRTLANGEALYSLVQQDKHHLTCLQCGTSIPIYQCPVHELEVQLQTSHNFKIFYHTLEFFGLCNQCQIDQASVE from the coding sequence ATGAAATCCGTGCACACCCGCTCTCAAGAGCGTATTCTTAACCTTCTCAAAACCCTCAAACAAGGCATTTCTGCCCAAGATATTTACGTGGAATTACGTAATCGCAATCAAAGCATGGGTTTGGCAACTGTTTACCGCTCTTTAGAAGCTTTAAAGCTGGAAGGCTTGGTGCAAATGCGGACATTAGCTAACGGCGAAGCTCTCTACAGTTTAGTACAGCAAGACAAACACCACCTTACCTGTTTGCAATGTGGCACTTCTATTCCAATTTATCAATGTCCAGTCCATGAACTAGAAGTACAATTACAAACTAGTCATAATTTTAAGATTTTTTATCACACCTTAGAGTTTTTTGGTTTGTGCAATCAATGTCAAATAGATCAAGCTAGTGTGGAGTAG
- a CDS encoding SPFH domain-containing protein encodes MEGILFLISVILGGSAVAGSVKVVNQGNEALVERLGSFDKKLEPGLNFVVPFIDRIVYRETIREKVLDIPPQQCITRDNVKIVVDAVVYWRIVDMEKAYYKVENLQAAMVNLVMTQIRAEMGKLELDETFTARSEVNELLLRDLDVATDPWGVKVTRVELRDILPSQEVQQSMELQMSAERRKRAAILTSEGERESAVNSARGKAEAQVLEAEAHQKAVILEAEAQQKALVLKAQAERQQQVLKAQAIAESADIIAQKIKTSPSAQQALEILLALGYLDMGATIGKSDSSKVMFMDPRTIPATLEGIRSIVSDVPTDHPILDNQISPGNNNRLG; translated from the coding sequence ATGGAAGGTATATTATTCCTAATTAGTGTAATTTTGGGCGGTTCTGCTGTTGCGGGTTCTGTGAAAGTAGTCAATCAAGGCAATGAAGCTTTAGTAGAACGCTTAGGTAGCTTTGACAAAAAGTTAGAACCAGGGCTGAACTTTGTTGTTCCTTTTATTGATCGAATCGTTTACCGTGAGACAATCCGCGAGAAAGTTCTAGATATTCCACCACAACAATGTATAACCCGCGATAACGTCAAAATCGTTGTTGATGCAGTGGTGTATTGGCGCATCGTTGACATGGAGAAAGCTTACTATAAAGTAGAAAATCTCCAAGCGGCGATGGTGAATTTGGTGATGACGCAAATCCGCGCTGAAATGGGCAAACTGGAGCTAGATGAAACCTTTACCGCACGTTCGGAAGTAAATGAACTTCTATTACGGGATTTGGATGTTGCTACCGATCCTTGGGGAGTGAAAGTGACGCGGGTAGAATTGCGGGATATTCTTCCATCTCAGGAAGTGCAGCAATCAATGGAATTGCAAATGTCAGCAGAGCGTCGCAAGCGGGCAGCGATTCTAACTTCTGAGGGCGAACGAGAATCTGCTGTTAATAGTGCTAGAGGCAAAGCAGAAGCCCAAGTTCTAGAAGCAGAAGCACATCAAAAAGCAGTCATTTTGGAAGCAGAGGCTCAACAAAAAGCCCTAGTTCTTAAAGCCCAAGCCGAGCGTCAACAGCAAGTTCTTAAAGCTCAAGCAATTGCCGAATCTGCCGATATTATTGCCCAAAAAATCAAAACTAGTCCTAGCGCCCAGCAAGCTTTAGAAATTTTGTTGGCATTGGGTTATCTAGATATGGGCGCGACTATTGGTAAGAGCGATAGCAGTAAAGTGATGTTTATGGATCCGCGCACTATTCCCGCTACTTTGGAAGGTATACGCTCTATAGTTTCAGATGTTCCCACAGATCACCCTATATTAGACAACCAAATCTCCCCAGGAAATAACAACCGTCTGGGTTAA
- a CDS encoding NfeD family protein, which translates to MPIYTATSISSSTIIWLMLGAGLCLMELLLPTASVAFMMGISAFVVALLSGVILGKLWLQVVVWLLLSVVLILLCRRFVKPRRAKSKIQDAVMGETLTEIPAGKTGRVLYEGNSWRAQCFDDQLAIASHQRVYVVRREGTTLIVMPEYSSISGID; encoded by the coding sequence ATGCCAATTTATACTGCAACATCAATATCCAGTTCTACCATAATCTGGCTCATGCTAGGAGCAGGTTTATGTTTAATGGAACTGTTGCTACCAACGGCTTCTGTCGCTTTCATGATGGGAATTAGCGCCTTTGTAGTAGCGTTACTCTCTGGGGTGATTTTAGGGAAGTTATGGCTGCAAGTGGTGGTTTGGCTATTACTTTCTGTGGTGTTAATTTTGCTTTGCCGTCGGTTTGTGAAACCACGGCGAGCAAAATCAAAAATTCAGGATGCTGTTATGGGCGAAACTTTAACAGAGATACCAGCCGGGAAAACAGGGCGAGTGCTATACGAAGGCAATTCTTGGCGCGCCCAATGTTTTGACGATCAATTGGCGATCGCATCCCACCAACGAGTTTATGTAGTCAGGCGCGAAGGTACAACTTTAATTGTGATGCCAGAATATTCTTCAATCTCCGGTATTGATTAA
- a CDS encoding protein phosphatase 2C domain-containing protein — translation MISTQQLIYCPNPICANPINPVDNSLCASCQTPLIKRYLWAVGEFPTKISPGEMVAQRYEVIAPQIWLDTQPGKLPDIPEEISDEIIPYLRLYPHRLHLPQVYGFVRSPAQDGVDILLLENVPVDEVGNLYPAIASAWQQVTAIRQVYWLWQILQLWTPLSELGVAASLLKPDNIRVQGWCVRLLQLQHSTTKKPSLQNLAECWQPWVNIAKTPVAAGLEKIVRQMANPDADLVAISTQLNTFLLASAVQLPLTIKMAGATDIGSQELMQNEDSCFPTANDSIEDPLLLQAAIICDGIGGHEGGEVASLLAMQSLKLQIRALLKDIAEQTEIVPPDVVQKQLEASLRVVNNVICNCNNEQKRGGTQRMATTAVMAVQVPQNIPNASGLQSENAHELYLTSIGDSRAYWITYNYCQLLTVDDDVVAREVSNVRSFYHKALQRPDAAALTQALGTKDGEFLHLWMQRLIVEEDGILLLCSDGFSDNNLVEQSWREYAVPALTGEFSLEDALYSWMKLASEKNGHDNISLVLIQYRVSPDYPVLVTKTRSQIEVVEQKQVEIVTETQLEAAQEPELAESSQFLLDLEISEPAKATATQTPTKGKSPQYKAKLRLIGFLVVLLGGTTAGFYAWWRFQPQSFLQTCRQLPQIVRQFCMPQK, via the coding sequence ATGATTTCTACCCAGCAGTTAATTTATTGTCCAAATCCCATCTGTGCTAACCCCATCAATCCTGTAGACAATAGTCTTTGTGCAAGTTGTCAAACTCCATTGATTAAGCGCTATCTCTGGGCAGTTGGCGAATTTCCAACCAAAATTTCACCTGGAGAAATGGTGGCTCAAAGGTATGAGGTAATTGCACCTCAAATCTGGCTAGATACTCAACCGGGAAAATTACCAGACATCCCTGAAGAAATATCAGATGAAATTATTCCTTATCTGCGCTTATATCCACATCGGTTGCACTTACCGCAAGTCTATGGATTTGTTCGCTCCCCAGCACAAGACGGAGTTGATATTCTCTTGCTGGAAAATGTGCCTGTAGATGAGGTGGGAAATCTCTACCCGGCGATCGCTTCTGCATGGCAGCAAGTAACAGCAATCAGACAAGTTTACTGGCTATGGCAAATTTTACAACTATGGACGCCTTTATCAGAATTGGGAGTTGCAGCCAGTTTACTGAAACCAGACAATATACGAGTGCAAGGTTGGTGTGTGCGGCTGTTGCAACTTCAGCATTCAACAACAAAGAAACCCAGTTTACAGAATTTGGCAGAGTGTTGGCAACCTTGGGTAAATATTGCCAAAACTCCAGTCGCAGCAGGGTTGGAGAAAATAGTCAGACAAATGGCTAATCCTGACGCCGATTTAGTGGCAATTTCTACTCAACTCAATACTTTTTTACTAGCATCTGCTGTCCAATTACCCTTAACTATAAAAATGGCTGGTGCAACTGATATTGGCTCGCAAGAACTGATGCAAAATGAAGATTCTTGTTTTCCCACTGCCAATGATTCAATAGAAGATCCTTTACTCCTACAAGCAGCAATTATTTGTGATGGTATTGGTGGACATGAAGGCGGTGAAGTCGCAAGTCTTTTAGCAATGCAATCTTTAAAATTGCAAATCCGCGCTTTACTCAAAGATATCGCTGAACAGACCGAAATTGTACCACCCGATGTTGTGCAAAAACAATTAGAAGCTAGTTTGCGAGTTGTAAATAACGTAATTTGCAACTGTAATAACGAGCAAAAGCGCGGAGGTACTCAACGCATGGCTACAACTGCTGTCATGGCAGTGCAAGTGCCGCAAAATATCCCCAATGCTTCTGGATTGCAGTCAGAGAATGCCCATGAACTTTACTTAACGAGCATCGGTGATAGCCGTGCTTACTGGATTACTTACAACTACTGTCAATTACTTACAGTCGATGATGATGTAGTAGCACGAGAAGTAAGCAATGTTCGCAGTTTTTATCACAAAGCGCTACAACGCCCAGATGCTGCTGCCCTCACTCAAGCATTGGGGACAAAAGATGGAGAATTTCTTCACCTTTGGATGCAACGTTTGATTGTTGAAGAAGACGGCATATTGCTATTGTGTTCTGATGGCTTCAGTGACAATAACTTGGTAGAACAGTCTTGGCGAGAGTATGCTGTACCAGCGTTAACAGGTGAATTTTCCCTAGAAGACGCTCTCTACTCTTGGATGAAACTAGCTAGTGAGAAAAATGGTCACGATAATATATCACTGGTTTTGATTCAATACCGTGTTTCTCCAGATTATCCGGTTCTGGTTACTAAGACGCGATCGCAAATCGAAGTTGTCGAACAAAAGCAAGTAGAAATCGTCACAGAAACACAACTAGAAGCAGCACAAGAACCCGAATTAGCAGAAAGTTCTCAGTTCCTCTTGGATTTAGAAATTTCGGAACCTGCCAAAGCCACAGCAACCCAAACCCCTACCAAAGGTAAATCTCCTCAGTATAAAGCAAAGTTGAGGCTCATAGGATTTTTGGTTGTATTGCTAGGAGGAACAACAGCAGGATTTTATGCTTGGTGGCGATTTCAACCGCAATCGTTCCTGCAAACGTGCCGACAACTTCCTCAAATAGTGCGGCAATTTTGTATGCCTCAAAAATAG
- a CDS encoding type II toxin-antitoxin system YoeB family toxin, whose amino-acid sequence MRNCIGELEVSLHKASSKGRYSRRINIQHRLVYEVVESEQTVKVIRMWMHYE is encoded by the coding sequence ATGAGGAATTGCATTGGTGAGTTGGAAGTTAGTTTACACAAAGCAAGCTCAAAAGGACGTTACTCTCGAAGAATAAATATTCAACACCGCTTAGTATATGAAGTTGTTGAATCCGAGCAAACAGTTAAAGTCATTCGGATGTGGATGCATTATGAGTAG
- a CDS encoding type II toxin-antitoxin system Phd/YefM family antitoxin, translating into MSSLPVNEAQNQLKQLIEQVVQSHKPVLIRGEHSNAILISEEDWSAIQETLYLLSVPGMGESIKVGLATPIEECDEELHW; encoded by the coding sequence ATGTCTAGTCTTCCTGTCAACGAGGCTCAAAATCAGCTCAAACAACTTATCGAGCAAGTTGTCCAATCTCACAAGCCTGTTCTGATTAGGGGTGAACATAGTAATGCAATTCTTATTTCAGAAGAAGATTGGTCAGCGATTCAAGAAACTTTATACTTGCTATCTGTCCCTGGAATGGGAGAATCTATCAAGGTAGGGTTAGCAACTCCTATCGAGGAATGCGATGAGGAATTGCATTGGTGA
- the trmFO gene encoding FADH(2)-oxidizing methylenetetrahydrofolate--tRNA-(uracil(54)-C(5))-methyltransferase TrmFO, protein MMEQPIKVIGGGLAGTEAAWQIAQAGVPVILYEMRPKRFSPAHHTEHLAELVCSNSFGAANSDRAAGLLHEELRQLGSIVIAKADEHAVPAGGALAVDRGQFSQELTETLSGHPLIELSRDEVRNIPEGIVVLATGPLTSPDLAEDLHRFTGMEYLSFFDAASPIVVGETINRDIAFLASRYDKGEAAYLNCPMNKEQYLRFWQELCAAEQTELKDFERETAKFFEACLPIEELARRGEDTMRYGPLKPVGLSDSRTDERPYAVVQLRQEDKAGQLWNMVGFQTNLRWGEQKRVFQMIPGLENAEFVRLGVMHRNTFINAPQLMLPSLQFKNHPTLLGAGQLIGTEGYTAASAGGCLAGINAARLALGKQPLILPPTTMMGALFEFISSASPKHFQPMPPNFGILPELEQKIKNKQQRYGRYRDRALADLATWKANQYLS, encoded by the coding sequence ATTATGGAACAACCTATAAAAGTTATTGGAGGTGGGCTGGCTGGAACAGAAGCAGCATGGCAAATAGCCCAGGCGGGAGTGCCTGTAATTTTGTATGAGATGCGCCCTAAACGTTTTAGCCCTGCCCATCATACAGAACACCTTGCAGAATTGGTATGTAGCAACTCTTTTGGTGCAGCTAATAGCGATCGCGCCGCAGGGCTTTTGCATGAAGAATTGCGTCAACTCGGTTCTATTGTAATTGCCAAAGCTGATGAACACGCAGTTCCCGCCGGAGGAGCGCTAGCTGTGGATCGGGGACAATTTAGTCAAGAATTGACAGAAACTTTGTCTGGGCATCCGTTAATTGAATTATCTCGAGATGAAGTACGTAATATACCGGAAGGAATTGTAGTTTTAGCCACTGGCCCGCTTACCAGCCCTGACTTGGCAGAAGATTTGCACCGCTTTACAGGGATGGAATACTTAAGCTTTTTTGATGCTGCTAGCCCGATTGTTGTTGGAGAAACAATTAATCGTGATATTGCTTTTCTTGCGTCTCGCTACGATAAAGGCGAAGCTGCCTATCTGAACTGCCCGATGAATAAAGAGCAGTATTTACGATTTTGGCAAGAACTTTGTGCCGCCGAACAAACGGAATTAAAGGATTTTGAGCGAGAAACTGCAAAGTTTTTTGAAGCTTGTTTGCCGATAGAAGAACTGGCACGACGAGGAGAAGATACCATGCGTTATGGGCCTCTAAAACCAGTTGGTTTGTCCGATAGTCGTACGGATGAACGCCCTTATGCTGTCGTGCAGTTGCGGCAAGAAGATAAAGCCGGTCAACTTTGGAACATGGTTGGTTTTCAAACAAACCTGCGTTGGGGTGAACAAAAGCGGGTATTCCAGATGATTCCGGGTTTAGAAAATGCTGAATTTGTGCGGCTAGGGGTGATGCACCGCAACACTTTTATTAACGCTCCACAGCTAATGCTGCCTAGCTTGCAATTTAAAAACCATCCTACATTGTTGGGTGCTGGGCAGTTAATTGGTACTGAAGGCTACACTGCCGCCTCTGCTGGTGGCTGTTTAGCTGGCATAAACGCTGCGCGGCTAGCTTTAGGCAAACAACCATTGATTCTACCGCCAACAACGATGATGGGGGCATTATTTGAATTTATCAGTTCAGCTTCACCAAAGCATTTTCAACCTATGCCGCCTAACTTTGGGATTTTGCCGGAACTAGAACAGAAAATTAAAAATAAACAACAGCGCTACGGACGTTACCGCGATCGCGCTCTTGCTGACTTAGCAACTTGGAAAGCAAATCAATATTTGTCTTAA